In the Hordeum vulgare subsp. vulgare chromosome 7H, MorexV3_pseudomolecules_assembly, whole genome shotgun sequence genome, one interval contains:
- the LOC123412860 gene encoding myb-related protein Zm38-like, with amino-acid sequence MGRSPCCEKAHTNKGAWTREEDERLVAHVRAHGEGCWRSLPSAAGLLRCGKSCRLRWINYLRPDLKRGNFSRDEDELIVKLHSLLGNKWSLIAARLPGRTDNEIKNYWNTHIRRKLLGRGIDPVTHRPVTDAAGTTVSFVHPEPPKAEPVTEESKPPRCPDLNLDLCISLPFQEVEERPPARACAKPVKMEQLQGGGGGLCFRCSILRVRGAATECSCSSNFLGLRAGMLDFRSLEMK; translated from the coding sequence ATGGGGCGGTCGCCGTGCTGCGAGAAGGCGCACACGAACAAGGGCGCGTGGacgagggaggaggacgagcggcTGGTGGCCCACGTCCGGGCGCACGGGGAGGGGTGCTGGCGCTCGCTGCCCAGCGCCGCCGGCCTGCTGCGCTGCGGCAAGAGCTGCCGCCTCAGGTGGATCAACTACCTCCGCCCCGACCTCAAGCGCGGCAACTTCAGCCGCGACGAGGACGAGCTCATCGTCAAGCTCCACAGCCTCCTCGGCAACAAGTGGTCGCTCATCGCCGCGCGCCTGCCGGGGAGGACGGACAACGAGATCAAGAACTACTGGAACACGCACATCCGGAGGAAGCTGCTCGGCAGGGGGATCGACCCCGTCACGCACCGCCCCGTCACCGACGCCGCCGGCACCACCGTCTCCTTTGTCCACCCAGAGCCGCCCAAGGCGGAGCCGGTGACGGAGGAGAGCAAGCCGCCCAGGTGCCCGGACCTCAACCTGGACCTCTGCATCAGCCTGCCGTTCCAAGAGGTTGAGGAACGGCCGCCGGCGAGAGCATGCGCGAAGCCGGTCAAGATGGAGCAGctgcagggcggcggcggcggcctctgCTTCCGCTGCAGCATCCTACGAGTGAGAGGAGCGGCGACGGAGTGCAGCTGCAGCAGCAACTTCCTGGGCCTAAGGGCCGGCATGCTCGACTTCAGAAGCCTCGAGATGAAATAG